The Eleginops maclovinus isolate JMC-PN-2008 ecotype Puerto Natales chromosome 18, JC_Emac_rtc_rv5, whole genome shotgun sequence genome segment aaaaaaatgtatatatccTTGTCCACTTTGTACAATATCAAacaacttaacttttgagaagGCGTAATAGTGTTTGGATCGTTTGATATCTAACGTTACCCGATAATAGTCCcgtaaacatgtatttatggtACTCTCCTTAGAACAATAGAATTTACCTAACTATCCAAGAAAATATTGCAGTCTGTATTTTGGAGAgctaacaacaataacaacaacaacaacaacaagtttATCTTGATGGTCACccagattcaagattcaagaagctttatttatcccgagggaaattgaggtttGATGTGCGTATACATGTCAGTAAAGTGGAAGTAATGACaaacagaagaacaaaaaagTGGATTCACGATTAAGCAAATAATCAGTATCTGTAGGTAGCCTAAGTCTTTTCAAAAGTCAGACTTGGATGACTTGTTATGGCTTTGGCAAACCCAAGAAACCCTCCCCTGACCCTAAACTGTCCCTCAGGACTCAACTCAGTTGGAAGCTATTGATCCATGTTCACCTCagtatgaatacatttcaaattgccTTACTGCTTGGCTGCATTCAGATTAATTTCATGTGGATGCgggcagatttattttttattgtggcCAAGTCTATACATTATGGCACTTCAGTGGAAACTAATCCAAGACACAAAGCTGCTGTGCCAGGAACATGTCAGTACTCTGGACTCTGATGCGTCCAGATGATGAGCCACTTTCACACAGCTGCATCCAAGGCATTCAGCAATACACACTTTTACTGGGCCAAGGAATTCTCTTGGTATGCTTATATGATTTGGACAAATTAAAATCAGACTGAAACCTCCTCTGAACTCCAACATTTGTAGGTCACATGACGATACTTGTGAATTAAATCAAGAACAACTTTTTTTGCCAGTACTTTAtagaatgcaataaaaaaaaaaaaaaacaacatttaactcaCAAGAGttacctataaaaaataaaacaagagaaactgataatgctgaagtagtctcttatttttttccttggCTGAATATAGagaaacaaaatgcagttcaTTTATTCATCCAACACTTATTTCAGTTAGCAGTAAGTACATGTTTTAAGAACTGTGTCTTGTTTAAAAGCCACAGCTTGACGCCTCTTTGAAGGCACTCAAACTAAATTATTAATGAATTGTCTGGTCACAAAATTACAAACAACCAACGCCTGACAGATAAATGAAAACTTGTGATGTGTGGTTTCCCTTTAGGTTGAGCATACAGCTGCCTGTTGGTGACAGTGATGAACAGTGGAAACTGTCAGGTGAAATTTGAATAGTTGTTGGTGATGCACAGGGCTCATAAATGACTCAATAATTGATTGTTGAGTACAGTGTGGAAAACTAAGTGGAAAAGCAGAAGGATCCTCTAGCAGATGTTTTCTCCATTTTCCGTCTGTTgttaatgtataaaatatagcCTGCTGTGCCTCTGTGCAGAACATTTTCACTCTTCCTGCAGCAACGTTTGCCTTTAACTTAAGGAGTTTGCCTAGTTAATCAAACTCTGCTGGTTAACACATTGCCAAGGTAACTAAAACGATTAGTGGCTTTAGTAAAAggcaaaatataatttaaacaaCCAAACATGCAATGGTTGACTATTTCTTTTAATTCCCAGCGCACACCGTAGCATTATAAAAGAAACTTAATTCAATCGACATACTGTCAGAAAGTATACAGGCAGCTGAGGAGGTTTTTCTGAGACTTATGGTGTCATTGGCAACAGGACCCCTCGGCTAGCTTCTATTTTTGCCATATCAAGTGATTTTGCTGCATAGTAAATCATAAAGATAATAAAGcagcatgtttttgttcttgtgtgttttgtgtgcacgtttttattttggttttctgtGGCCCACTGACTGGATGAACAGACAGAATGGTTCACTTAAGATGTCATTTGAGTTTTACTGAATAAAGCAACACTCAAATAACAACACTATCATTCCAAGCAGTGGGAAACCAGCTGCCTGGCTCAAGAAAGCCTGTTGTTGCactgtgaattattttaattCGAAATGACAGATGAATAAAACAATGCCTTTTACACTTTgccatatttgtattgttgtatgCTGCAGGAATGTGTATTGGTTTCTTGGCAGTCCTCAGATTTTAACCATCTTACTCAATCCAAAAACCATAAAGAGCACTGAAGATTTTGGGATATGAGCCATGAGGAGCTGGGCCTGTACCAAATGTCTGCACACAACATCTCACACAATGTCCCTGCAACTCCAGAGCAAATACTTTCACTGGCTGTGCTGTTGAAAACACAATCTTAAATATGATTAATTCTTTTGATGAACATTTGACCACTGTAAATCAAATCCTTATTAATGACATAAAACCCGctgatttgttttcacattatgcaaagttgttttaatgcatgtgtCATATGCTGTATTATATGGTGATGcctaaacaaacagaaaaatgactGTTCCATTAAAGAGGATGCCTCATCTAATTAGCATGTAATTTAAGGAATTTGAATTTGGAAAATGTAGACATgttatttagattttagattCTCTTTTCTGAACTATTGTTGGCCCTTCAAGGGCCACCCAAGTACATTAGAAAATACTCCAAACAACAATCTCTCAAACagtttattagaaaatgtttataaaatagGAAAGAAAAAATTCTGCAGTTGAATACATTTATCCAAATGATACAAGCAACATTTACATGAAACCTCAAACAACTTCCAACCACAGGAATACAACATTCATGTAACAGTTTAAATCTGAAAACACATTATCATTTCTGCTGACATTTATAAATTTCCCCCAACAGCTAGTAAAATCTACTTGCTTTGACCTTCTCCTCtggcaaagaaacagagagttttaaaactgaaatgttttttatagcTACTCTAATGGCTTggatgtaaaacattttattgttatcTTAACTTGCTTTATATCCCTAAAGCAAtgccaaaatgttaatttaacaCAAACTTACATATTCCAAACGCTTTATTAGACATAGCACACTCAAAATAGATATACATTCAAAGCACCATTAAATTGTTTATGagaaaaagtttgtttttgtcaattaTACCacctacagtatatttaaagtCACCAGCCTTTTAGGTGTATCACCTGTATTAAAACAACTCCAAATCAACCTCTTGGTTTGGtgtcattttcttcttctacaaCGTCGACTTTCTCATCCGTTCATGCtcagtctcttcctctccccctttTGCCAGCTGgtaattaaaaaggaaaaggataGAACCATACATGTCAGTCAGTGAATGATGATAATGTTGAATATGAACTTCATTGAAGCTAGGCATCAAGGCTCTGATCTCATCAGTCCCCACAAGGAAACAATAAGCTCAGCACCGCAGGGAACGGGAAGTGAGGTCAATATCCTGACGCATACAAAAGCGTATAGACACTGAGCCTACATGTGGATGCTGCATTGGATGTGAGACTTATAAAATGCTATACAGTTTGAACCGCAGCAGCAGGAGCATTAGCACCATGTAACAGCATAGCTTTCACGTGAGCGTTGTGCTGGCAAGCATGGCAGCAAAACAGATAGCAGCCAATTACCTTAATACCTTtgatattttgaaaaatatgcttatttgttttttttgacaaaagTTAGATGAGACAATTTTTATAAGTGGTATCAATCTGCTCATCTAAATTTCAGCCAAAAAATGAGAAGTTTAAgtgtatttcccaaaaatgtcaaataaatccTTTAAGTACACCCACTATGACTGAAGGGATGCATTGGATTTATGCAGAGGAATATGCCACGTGAACAAAAGAGCGGACTCAAGATGAGTCTCAACTAGCTCAAAGGCAGCGCTGCTTTTATTACAAATTGCAGCTGTTTCTTTTGGACAAGCTCATTTTCTTTACCTACAACTCTCCTGGAAGAAGTTCTTCTTGTATTGCCTGCTATAAAGGCAAACAAACATACAGGTCACACATATTTTACGAATTGTTCTTTCCAATCACTGAGATGTACAAACTAATAAAACTCACCTTGGATAATCCTGGCAATTCTATCACTATCCTCTTCAGTGTTGGTAAGACTTGAAATGTCAGTTcctgaaggaaaaagaaaacatccctaaagtaaaactgaattattttaaacaggAGAGTTGTTCGGTTTGCCTAAATAATAATCAGGTTACATTCTTGTTTTTTCAGCCTTAATATAGCAATGATGACAGTCACCTTGTATCTTAACATataattaattgcattttataagatttacacatttatttcaagtCCATTTAATCACCGATTACTAACCATAGTATTATGTTGAggtcatttcttattttatagGTGGGGTTACTtgtagtaaatgtgtttgtagcGACATGAGTTTTACTCACCTTCCAGGGCTATGTTGGTGGTGGCATAGCTGCTTGAGAACTGAGGGCCTGCAGACAACAGCATACATGAGTTTTTGAGATGATAGATGATATAATACTACCTACATATTGATTTAACTGAAATATATCTACCTTCAATGACCCTGGTGACCTTGGATATAGTGGGCTCCCCTTGGATAACCCTGGTGACCTTGGATATAGTGGGCTCCCCTTGGATAACCCTGGTAACCTTGGACATAGTGGGCTCCCCTTGGATAACCCTGGTAACCTTGGACATAGTGGGCTCTCCTTGGATAACCCTGGTAACCTTGGACATAGTGGGCTCTCCTTGGATAACCCTGGTAACCTTGGTCTTAGAGGGATCCGCTTGAATAACTCTTGTGACTTTAGTCTGATCAGGAACTATAATAGCAAAGAAGAAATGTGTCATTATAGGCGAGGAGCTTTCCATTTGTAAGCTGGTTTCAAACCAAAACTGACCCTTCACTGGATCAGAAAGGTTTGCTTTAACTAAAATGTGATTCATAATGTATTTCTgccatcttttatttatatttattaaatagtaTTCTTGCACTGCTGTTAATGTTTCAACACTATTTATATAGCTGACTGTTACACAATTATCCAGAAGCATTAAAgagatttcttctttttctctcagatTATTGTTACTCCAGCTGTCAAATACTGTATGATGTTTGACAAGATGGATTAATAATCAAAAGTGTTAGTGATTAATCAGTACATGTTTCAACTTAAAAGCAGTAGCCTTCCTATTTATTCTCCAATTCTCTGCATGAAACAGATTTTTATTAATATCATACACTGTGTTATACTTTACTGATTAGGAATCGCATGATGATGATACTCTATAATCACTATTACTGTACCTTCCTGGATGATACGAGTCACGGTCCTCTCTAATAAAGACAGGAGATATTAAGCCATTATTGACGGTGAAGAATgtcataaaaatataaaacccaAAATCATCATAATTGTACTACTTACTAATAAATGTAAGGGGGATTTCCTGATATCTGAATCCTGAAATGtactgcaaaaaaagaaagaaatattttacTGCAGATGACACTAACAGCATGGATTCAAGTTGGaccatgctcattttcagtgaTTGATTAccctgtaaaataaaaataaaccaactGCTGAGAACATGATAACACCCTTGTTCAAAACCCACGCTTGATGCTTTGAACAGATTGTTTTTAAGCAGATTCTTGTCTTGTAATTCATGTTGAGTTACATAAATTGTATTTTGGCAGccaaagaagaaataaaaataacaaactttgaAAATGACAACTGGTATTTAATAGGCCTTACAGCTTTATtacaaataagtatttttttgaTTTGTCACCTTAATCTGCATGTAACTGATGAGCCTCTTCAACAGCATGACCCAATCCTGGCTTCCAACAGGGATATCTGAAAGAAAACGCCGGGTGTTAATTGTGGcagtcaaaaaaaaaacagtgcagagAGTGCGTCATTTCATTTCCAGATTGTACCTCCAGGATACAAGACTTGGTTAACAAAGTGAATGACTCCATTTGTGGCCATGATATCAGATTCAGGGACTTGGACAGAGTTCACTTGCATTGAGCTGTTTGCCTGaaggaagtaaaacacaaaatgaaatgattattatttcattgaattatttaaacacatttaatagcTTCATacttaaagaaacaacaaagtACATTATACGAATCTTAAAGTATTTGACTAATTGAGTACTGAATTTTTGAATACTTACAAACATCACTTTGAGGTTGCTGCCCTGAAGTGACTTCAGAAGATTTGTCACCCCAGACTCCAAACCACCACCAATGAAGATACCATTATTGATGTGATACAAAAGGATGGTTCTGAGTGCATTGGTGTCACCTGAAAAAAAGATGGCAAACCATTAACTATTAACTTGCGTTCCTTGCTTGTAACGCATTAAAGATAAAAGGACTATATAGAGACATACTCTTTAACAAGGACAAATCACTGCTGCTCAAGCCAGCAAAAGCCTTGTCGCTTGGGGCAAAAAGAGTAAAGTCTCCCTCCTGTTTCAGCAGGTCAGTCAAGCCAGCATCTTCCATCAGAGACAAAAAGATCCTgcagcaaagagaataaaaaacagagaCTATGTTACAAAAAACACTAAGGACGGACATGTTGTAACAACAGCATTTTCTTATTACCATATGTGCCATGTGGACTTAATGGAAAGATACAGAAAATTGTGGTTTGATTATTATGCTGCATTTAACTCCAACAGTgtcttttcaataaaaatgttctgtACTTACTTGAACCCTCCGTTTTCTGTCAGAATCTGAAACATAGAGTTTTCGGCTGGTTTCAACAGAGTCCTCATGAGATGAAGGGCCCCATTGCTTCCTTCTTTACTGCCTCTTATAAGACAGGCATTCTCAATGCACGCAGCCTGGAGAAATAATACACAAGTCAAAGGTATTAATGTTATACCTCAAAGATATGGCGATTGAAGGTCAAATAACACAGgttaaacataataaaaagtacaataataataaataaatattaataaagacGCTTATGTAATCAACAGATGGAATGAATATAGGATGTCTCTCGTGAGACCCAGCAACAATTTTTGGGCACAACTTCAAAGCAGGAGACACACCGTGCGATAGATGAAGACCCTCAGAAATTTTCCTCCAATAGTTTCCAGGCGCTGACCATTAAACAACTGTCCCAAGACGATTTTACTCTTCAAGATGTGGTTCTCCAGGATGATCTTGAGCAAACTCTGATCCATGGACATCACCTCATCTGTAAAGGGAattcattgttttatatttcctaTAACAGAGTAAACATACCAGCAACATTGTACACTTCCTTCTGATGTATTGGCTTAAGTAacataaatgcttttttgtattcttcttattttaaacataatgtaaaacacaaGATCAGCAGCTGCTAAACTAACTGTGATCACAGACATGTCTGCTGTCAGTCACTTGATTTACTGCACAGTTGATGGACCAAAGTAACCTACACATGTGACATGATTCCTGTTCCTCTTACATCCAGCTGTTGCCAGTGCATTCCTCACACCCATTAAAAACCGTGCTCATAAAGGTAAATGTTCTCTGTCGTTCTCgttgaaaaaacaaatcatctcAACCCCCTTTGGGTGAAGTCCAGGAATGTTCTCTGGGGGAGTGGGCATTTAGTTTTTCATGGCATTAAGCTTCTGCAGTGTGCCAAACATATTTATAGTTTCCCTAAAGCTCCATACATTTACACATCTATTGACTAATGCCTCAGCATATGAAAggtaaataaaagaacatttcaaaatacccCCAATTATTCCAGGATGTGACTAGAAGAGGTGAAGTGGATCCAGGCTTTGACTTTAGCCATCCGCTGAATAGGAAACAGAGGGGCATGCTTTATTTAACCACAAGTGTGTTACTCACCATTGAAGACAGTGTTGAGGGGGGCAAGCAAAGTGTACTCAGCGTCTGACATCATGGAAGCAGAAAGACCTAGCTCAGACACCATGTCTCCAAAGGTTGACTGGGAACTTCCAACCAGTTCCATCACCTGTTTAGCTTGAGGCGCAGAGGGAACATGAACTCCATTAAAATATGGATTACAGAAAACAATATATGTATTAATGCAGTAAATCAAGTAATCATTAATAAGGGGAACATATGCAAGACTAACCTGAGTCTGGCATGAGCACTTGATCAATAAGGTGGATGACACCATTGGTTGTGACAATGTCCTTCTTGAGCACCATCTTGATGCCATTGACTGTTAAACTTTCGCCATCACAGCCGATCTCAATGTTGTTGCCCTCCAGGGTCTCGTAGGAGGTGCCAGCCATGATAGCCTCAGAGCACTGGACAGAGTCCAGGAGGTGGAAATTCAGGAGAGCTGAAAACGCAGGACCAAGTTTTGAATTGTTATGTGGTTGAGGGATATGGGTAGATGTTTATTTGAGTAGGTTGGTTGACTGCCTTGGCTGTTTTAGGTTCTTTCTCATGTTATGTTGCAGCTGAGGATATGACGTGCTGGGAACCTGAGGAACCTTTAGATCCCTTGGGTCCTCGAGTGAGTAGGCTTGTGATTTCGTCACAGTTCTGTTTAACTTTGTGTGAAATGGTCTGATCTGGTCTCACAAAGTAAGGCGAACTGTGGGCTACTAAATCATTTTGGGATGTTGCCAATTTCACCAGTTTGCTCAATAGAGCAGCTGTTTCTTTCCTCTTGGTGTTGCCTGAATGTTTTGAATGAGATTCCCCAGGATTCTCAAAACTTAGAGTCACTGCATATTGAAAGGCTTGAACTTGTTGTAATTAAAGTGGTGCTATTTTTGCAATTTTCTTAATGTACTACTTGAATCTTAAGACTTGAATCTTCCGATGTATTTTTATtaggctttaaaaaaactttGTCATGCACAGCTTGCCAGATGTGTTTAAGTTCCAGATCCGTTGTGGCGCCATCTGTTTTGCGTTGGAGGAAGTTGAAACATCACTTTATGGGGGATTAAGCCTAGGAAAAAGGCCGCTAGGGAATCATTGCATTTCTTTGTCTTAACCTTCATCAATGAATATATATATGGTCCTATTTTCAACCACTGATATAAATATCAGTTTCctcaataaatgttttaaatgagtgGTCTTAAGAACTAAGCGACAGCTCTGAGAAGAAGAGTCATGTTTACCTTTGAGGACCTCCTTGTCGCCCTGAAGTCTTTCCAACACTTCACTGCCCAGAGTCTCAAAGGCTTCGTTGGTGGGAGCAAAGAGAGTGAAATGTCCTGGCTGACCCAGCTTCTCCAGCAGACCAGAGTTTTGAGCCACATCCTACATTGTTATAACCAGCATAATTACTTTTAGtgaacatcaaaataaaatatatacagttaaaacatttgcaaaagcAAGACattaaaatctgtttaaaaaataaatagatgtcAAAGTAATGAAATCACAGATACTCTGCAAGATTTTCAATTCCCTCAAACTCAATGCCAAGACATGTTTAAGTCTATGGGCTTTATTCAATTTTGCAGTTTTTGAATTAAgcatatgtttttttctatattgCTTTTCAGGCATATATTCCCATTTGAAAACACGTAAATTATGCTGCACTTACTTCAGAATCCTTGTTCTTTAAGTGCTAAAAATATTTCATCAATGTATGAGTTTACTTACACTCAGGGTTGTCAGATCATCGTCAACCTCAATGACATCCTGGATTGTGTTGCCAACAGCGCTGATAACTCGGTCAATGACATGCACAACTCCATTGGTGGCAACCTGGTTACCATAGATAATCCTGGCGCAGTTCACAGTCACCACCTGCACATAACATTCACATCAATGTTATACCACTAAAGTTGTTCTAGTTGAATGGACTGCTATGATAATACTATATGTTAATACTTACCCCATTGGAGTAATGATTTATTTGGAGACCAAGTTCATTGTACATTGAAGTGACTGTCATTCCATTCTTTAAATCTTTGGTCAAGAGGCGTTTGTTGGCCATGTGATAATGGAGAGCGTTGTACAATTCAATGTTGACATTGCTGACCAGTGCACTTCTCATTGTCTGTAAGGTGAACAGagggacattttaaaacctcACAAACAGAAAGCTTCTccagatttttgttttgttcttgaCTCACTTCATCCAAAAGCTCCCATGCATCATTGCTGGGGGCAAAGAAGGTAAACGATCCAGATCCCTCAATCTCAGACCTCAGCTTAGAGATGTCAGAGTATTGTTGGGTTGAGGTGGCCTTCACCACACCCAAGGTGCCATACACATTGTCGATCGGGGCAACTAAGAAATAAAACGCATCAAATAAGCATTATTAGATGCCTGTCATTGCCCTGCCATTCTTATGAAAGACTTGaaagaaatattatttatgtgttgACAATATGCTACATCAACCCTTCCTAGTTTGTTTGGATTAATTTCACACAGCtgctctgcaggtggaggaaATGTCCTCATTTAACTTTTAAACATGTACAACATTGTAGCACTGTACCTGCAGGGCATCCACGAATGCCTTCCAGCTTCATGTACCCTGGGCAGCACTCATAAAGCACAGTCCTGCAGGTGAAAAACATGGATCACAAACAAGGGTATATCTCAATTCAGTAAAATatcatttgaaatacttttttcaagTCTCTTTCAACATAGATgggaaacattttaatgtttctaGCTACCATGTTTCAAACTGATCCATCATTCCACAATCGTTTACTGTGTTCATTGTTACCAGATGTTAGTCATTATCTCCTATATCTCCATTACCCAAATACATCATGTGATCCTACAACTTATGCCAAAACCTCATGGAGAGTAGCTTCAAGGACTGCTACCGTTCCAGTAGTAGATTTAAATAACCAAGACCTCCTCTTTGAAGTTGGGCAGTTAGTTTGGACTCTACTTGGCCTTTGGTTAACCTCAGACACACTAACATTGCATGCCTAGAGAACCTGCAGTGTTTAAAGTTGAGGTTTATGTTATGTTGGttgacacagagaaaaagggtttgattgtatttataaaacactgttGAATTAAACTGAAAACATCATTCAATTATCACCAGAGTTTTAGACATTTTTTGAAAGACTTTTATGATTTACAGAACAATATTTgtgatttataaaatataaaatatatatgtatatttattgatgtaaaACCTTTAGGAATACCTTTCTGCTTTCTACGCACTGTAAACAGTTTTGGACGCTGTAGCCTGAGTAGGATAGTAAAGCTGCAGCTGCTACATATAAATATGCCAAATCAGTACCCCTTGCGTCAGCGGGTTTAGACATGTTGGAACTATTTCATTGTTTCCAGCTCttagaaaaacagacatttgcAGATGAACATTTGACCTCAAATAACTAACAGATAtgcaacaataaaaatacaccACAGATATATATTAGTGGTTAACAAAACCATATGCGTCCAGAGTTGGCTGGGCACTTTGGAATGCCAAGTTTTTATTGTTAGAAAACTATAACAAATAAGTTGCTTCTTCCCCCCTGTGATTAAAtaatcaacacaaatgtttaGAACATTatcaagttgttgtttttctttctcaagaTTGTTAGCTTACAAATGGCATGATGTAACACATTGcaaaacatttgattgtgtTCAAAGTTTATAGGAACACTTCAGGAGTGTCATCAGTGGTTTCCTACACCAGGAAAAGCTCCATATGTGCACCATGTGTAGTTCAAAATGGACATAGTGACTTTGGCCTCAAAATCTTAACTGGATGAATGATCAGAAAACTTATATAACCATTGTGAATAGTTGCTCTTGGGCAAAAACCTACAGTAGTGGAATTCGAAACCCTTCAATAAAAGCATTAAGATTTAAGTTAAAACATATGTCAACTGTCTCAGACAGGGTACAGACCCAGACATCTTGGGTCATGGCAAACTGCACTCCTTGAACAACTATAATTTAATCGAATGGAGTCGGAGGGACTGGGATGAGTCAGCAAAACCCTCGCTACATTGCTTTCCCACACAGAGGGATCATGGTGTTGGAAACTTTTGACTTGTCAGCATCTCTATAAAATAACTGTTCCACATAGATCAAGAAcactttccaaaacaaaaaaggttttatgtGGCTTTATTCCAATTCAACCCATCACTAATAGGCAGTTTGGTTGTAAAGAGTTTTCTTTGAGACAGAGCTGCTTTGTAAGCAgaatcattttatattattctggGTGGCCAAATCAAGTTATAAACTAGCAGTAAGTTAGCCTTAATTATGATATATGTTCAAGATGGTACTATT includes the following:
- the postnb gene encoding periostin, osteoblast specific factor b isoform X3; this encodes MKLLFVAAFALFVLSAFDKADSSAYDKIVAHSRIRARKEGPNVCALQQVMGTKKKYFSTCRNWYRGSICGKKATVLYECCPGYMKLEGIRGCPAVAPIDNVYGTLGVVKATSTQQYSDISKLRSEIEGSGSFTFFAPSNDAWELLDETMRSALVSNVNIELYNALHYHMANKRLLTKDLKNGMTVTSMYNELGLQINHYSNGVVTVNCARIIYGNQVATNGVVHVIDRVISAVGNTIQDVIEVDDDLTTLSDVAQNSGLLEKLGQPGHFTLFAPTNEAFETLGSEVLERLQGDKEVLKALLNFHLLDSVQCSEAIMAGTSYETLEGNNIEIGCDGESLTVNGIKMVLKKDIVTTNGVIHLIDQVLMPDSAKQVMELVGSSQSTFGDMVSELGLSASMMSDAEYTLLAPLNTVFNDEVMSMDQSLLKIILENHILKSKIVLGQLFNGQRLETIGGKFLRVFIYRTAACIENACLIRGSKEGSNGALHLMRTLLKPAENSMFQILTENGGFKIFLSLMEDAGLTDLLKQEGDFTLFAPSDKAFAGLSSSDLSLLKSDTNALRTILLYHINNGIFIGGGLESGVTNLLKSLQGSNLKVMFANSSMQVNSVQVPESDIMATNGVIHFVNQVLYPGDIPVGSQDWVMLLKRLISYMQIKYISGFRYQEIPLTFIKRTVTRIIQEVPDQTKVTRVIQADPSKTKVTRVIQGEPTMSKVTRVIQGEPTMSKVTRVIQGEPTMSKVTRVIQGEPTISKVTRVIQGEPTISKVTRVIEGPQFSSSYATTNIALEGTDISSLTNTEEDSDRIARIIQAGKRGRGRD
- the postnb gene encoding periostin, osteoblast specific factor b isoform X2, producing the protein MKLLFVAAFALFVLSAFDKADSSAYDKIVAHSRIRARKEGPNVCALQQVMGTKKKYFSTCRNWYRGSICGKKATVLYECCPGYMKLEGIRGCPAVAPIDNVYGTLGVVKATSTQQYSDISKLRSEIEGSGSFTFFAPSNDAWELLDETMRSALVSNVNIELYNALHYHMANKRLLTKDLKNGMTVTSMYNELGLQINHYSNGVVTVNCARIIYGNQVATNGVVHVIDRVISAVGNTIQDVIEVDDDLTTLSDVAQNSGLLEKLGQPGHFTLFAPTNEAFETLGSEVLERLQGDKEVLKALLNFHLLDSVQCSEAIMAGTSYETLEGNNIEIGCDGESLTVNGIKMVLKKDIVTTNGVIHLIDQVLMPDSAKQVMELVGSSQSTFGDMVSELGLSASMMSDAEYTLLAPLNTVFNDEVMSMDQSLLKIILENHILKSKIVLGQLFNGQRLETIGGKFLRVFIYRTAACIENACLIRGSKEGSNGALHLMRTLLKPAENSMFQILTENGGFKIFLSLMEDAGLTDLLKQEGDFTLFAPSDKAFAGLSSSDLSLLKSDTNALRTILLYHINNGIFIGGGLESGVTNLLKSLQGSNLKVMFANSSMQVNSVQVPESDIMATNGVIHFVNQVLYPGDIPVGSQDWVMLLKRLISYMQIKYISGFRYQEIPLTFIKRTVTRIIQEVPDQTKVTRVIQADPSKTKVTRVIQGEPTMSKVTRVIQGEPTMSKVTRVIQGEPTMSKVTRVIQGEPTISKVTRVIQGEPTISKVTRVIEGPQFSSSYATTNIALEGTDISSLTNTEEDSDRIARIIQGNTRRTSSRRVVAGKRGRGRD
- the postnb gene encoding periostin, osteoblast specific factor b isoform X1, whose protein sequence is MKLLFVAAFALFVLSAFDKADSSAYDKIVAHSRIRARKEGPNVCALQQVMGTKKKYFSTCRNWYRGSICGKKATVLYECCPGYMKLEGIRGCPAVAPIDNVYGTLGVVKATSTQQYSDISKLRSEIEGSGSFTFFAPSNDAWELLDETMRSALVSNVNIELYNALHYHMANKRLLTKDLKNGMTVTSMYNELGLQINHYSNGVVTVNCARIIYGNQVATNGVVHVIDRVISAVGNTIQDVIEVDDDLTTLSDVAQNSGLLEKLGQPGHFTLFAPTNEAFETLGSEVLERLQGDKEVLKALLNFHLLDSVQCSEAIMAGTSYETLEGNNIEIGCDGESLTVNGIKMVLKKDIVTTNGVIHLIDQVLMPDSAKQVMELVGSSQSTFGDMVSELGLSASMMSDAEYTLLAPLNTVFNDEVMSMDQSLLKIILENHILKSKIVLGQLFNGQRLETIGGKFLRVFIYRTAACIENACLIRGSKEGSNGALHLMRTLLKPAENSMFQILTENGGFKIFLSLMEDAGLTDLLKQEGDFTLFAPSDKAFAGLSSSDLSLLKSDTNALRTILLYHINNGIFIGGGLESGVTNLLKSLQGSNLKVMFANSSMQVNSVQVPESDIMATNGVIHFVNQVLYPGDIPVGSQDWVMLLKRLISYMQIKYISGFRYQEIPLTFIKRTVTRIIQEVPDQTKVTRVIQADPSKTKVTRVIQGEPTMSKVTRVIQGEPTMSKVTRVIQGEPTMSKVTRVIQGEPTISKVTRVIQGEPTISKVTRVIEGPQFSSSYATTNIALEGTDISSLTNTEEDSDRIARIIQAGNTRRTSSRRVVAGKRGRGRD